The Papaver somniferum cultivar HN1 chromosome 6, ASM357369v1, whole genome shotgun sequence genome segment gaaagaaagaaagggaaaaaaaagaaggaaaaaaaaatgaaaacttgaGGTGGTTGGGTTCGACCCTCTAACCTCTACTCATTTTTTACCAAAACACCCTCAAAAATTAACATATTTTCACCTTCTGTGTCCTTTTTTTCAGTCTGCCAGATTTACTCACCCTTCAGTTTCTGTTTTATTTACGCCAATTTCAGAGGTGATTGAAAATGTGGTCCTTTCGTCGTTGATTGAAAATTGAAATCCGTTCCGGACACCAAATGgtccaaatccaatctttttcttcAGATTGGAAATAAAGTCATGTGCCACATTGACACAAAGTCACTATATATAGAGTTCTCCTTCGCTTCATTCGGTCGACCTAATAATAGGCAAACCAAGACTGAACCggctaaagaagaagaacagtATCTGCCTATCAAGAAACTTTTGGCGTCGTTAGTACATTGTCGGTGTGTGTTATGTTTTGGGTCAATTAATTAAATGCCTCTATTACAGAGGCCCAACACAAATACCCTTTCCCATAATAATAATACCCTCTCTTTAAAAATCTGGATTGGTAGATTATTAAAATGTCCCTGCATACAATAAAGATTATAACGTGACGCCGCAACAGCATTCACTCCTATAGCCGTTACATCGCAcgatctctctctctccttcttcaTCTCTTCTCTCTCGTTCTGTAactgcagaagaaaaaaaaattgaatccaaaaatcaaaagagaaatcGTAAAATCGAAACTGAATAAACCGTCATAGTATATAAATCTAAGTAAATGATTTCATTGTAATCAGTTTCATTTTCAACAATCAAAAAATCAGAGAACAAAAATGATTGAAAAGTAGAGTTTACTGATTTTGAAGATTCAAACAGCAAATTCAAAGAGTTAAAATACGATTCTCATCTTCTACTTACTGTTTGGGTGAAGATTTTTGTTTCGATGATGGttttaaagattttgattttgatttcttacGGTTTTGAAATCAGATTTAGTTtggtgaagaaaaaaaagttgttgcatgtACGATTTATGAAGAATTACTGCTACTAATATGTTTGAATTGATTTGGTATCTCATTAATAATGTATCTAAttgaatgattttgattttaggttagtTGGAGTTGATTTTGTATCTGTTTTCATAAGAAAGAGATTATCACCAGTTGCAGTTTCAGACGAAAGAGGTTAGAAATGatttcttcaattgttgatgtTGTTCATGTTGATGGTGTTCTTTCATCAATTgttgatgttggtgatgctgtTGATGGGGTCAATATGTTAACAATAAAAATTGACAACAAAATGTAATTATGATTGTGTGTTGATGCTATTGATGCTAATGATAAACCATAGATGTGGTCAACAATAGGTGTTGATACCATAAAATTGTTGATACTATAGATATAATgttatgttgttgatgttgtccATGTTGTTGGTGCTAATGATAGACCATTTGAAAACTATAGTCAACAATAGATGTTGATACCATCATAATTGACCCTATCTATGGTGTAAAATCCTCACATCAACTTGTTGAATGCTTGAAACTAGAGATATAATGCTAGTTCAgtttaggttttggttttaatactTATGTTATATAGATGACTTCCATTGTTGATAACAtaagtatcaacaacagtagttgatcacaTAAAAACGgaatcaacaataggagttgatcccattTAATGGtatcaacaacaagagttgatctcATTAGATAGGATCAAAAACAGATGTTGATCCATTTTTACTAGCTGTTCAACTGTTGTTGTGATTATTGAATGCATAAGATAGCTGAATACATTAATGCTGTTTGAAATAAATGAAAGGAGTGAGAAGATCACCAAGGGTAAGTCCGAAGAGTATAAAAGAAGATGATTCACAACAGATTGATAAAGATGTAGACCCAAAAAGGAAGAGAGGGAACAAGAAGTTGTTGCTTGAAGAACGGCAACAGgttgaaaaaagaagaaagagcaGAAATGAAGAACCAGAAGCAGATTCAGAAGAAGACGAATCGCAACAAGAGAGTCAAAAAGTGAgatcaacaaaaagaaagagggagaccaagaagaagaatgaacAAATACAGGAAGCaacgacaaagaagaagaaaaaaaatgaacaagAAGCAGTACATAAAGGGAAGAAAAAGCTGGTAGTTGATGATGATTCAGAGGATGAAGAAGTAGAATCCGAATCAGAATCAGAAGAACAAAAAGTAGTTGCAGATGGCAAAACGGAGGAAGAAGATTAAAGTAAAACTAAATGAATTATATATTATTTTTGATTTGAGTTGTATGCTACAATATAGTTAAGTTCATTTCTgtattaaatataaaaataaatgaatgaGTTACATGTATGCAGGTCGAAAtaggaagaacgaaaccaagtTCAAATCATGTCTGATGTCGTTGGTGGAAATGTATAAATTTCTATACAACCTGTTTGAAGTAGGAGATcccaaaaataagaagaagacaaTCAATGGGAAAGCACTACGTTCTGGGACTTCATCAGCCCATTCTACACAGCAGACGTGATCGATATAACAAATGATAAGTGGTTAACCAAAATCGTCCTTGCAATACATCTACTTATTGGAGCATTCGATAAGGAAACAAACAAGTTCAGGTTTGGAAAAAACAAAACTGCTTATGAGTGTTCACTAGAACCAAGAGATTTTGCAataatctttaagataagaagggTCATCGAGAGTGAAgagttgaagaagttgttgaatAAAAAGAATGATCTTGTAATCACTACATGGTTAAAGAACAAGTTCAGACAAGGGGAATATGAAGATACCAGTGGTAAAATAACGAAGGCTGAAACTGAGCGCAAACTAAAAGATGTCGCTAACGATGAGTCTGACCCACGGCATTTTGTGAGACTTTTTGCTATGTGTCTGTGCACAGTTGTTTTCTTCACAGATGCTGGTGAAACAGGAATTGCAAAGAATTGGCTTCCTCATATTTTGAACATGGACAAAGTCTCATGGCCAGATCACATAGTACAGTATTTGCTTAAATACATTGGAAAGCAGAAAGGAAAGAATGGAAGTGTTCCTGGCTGCACCACTCTACTGccggtaaaaaaaaaaagaagttcatTTAATATAATGTTTATTTTTGAACATATGAAAATGTATAATGTATGTCAAACTAACCTCATTGATTCTCTGTATGCAGTATTGGTTCGGCGAACATACAGAAAAGTTCGTCGCAAAGAGGTCAAATTTTGAAAGCGCAACTCCAAGATTCCTGAGATGGAGCCAACATGCAATATGCAAACAACTGGTAAAATAATTTGGAGATAAAGTTGACAATAGCATAGACATGACTTGGTTCACCCATAAGGTAAAATATTCATTGACTCAATTTATATTTCAAATAGATTTCAGTTTTTATCATGTCAGCAAAAGGAAGTTGATACcagtttagggagtcaacaaaCAAAGTTTGTATATCAACAAATTGAAGTTGATACATTTGTATGTATACTGATTAGACAATAACTGATAATCTACTATAGAAAAATAATGATTATGCACACTTATTGAATCTATGTATTTAAAATTAAAGTTGGTTCAAATTATGATTAAGAAAACAAGTGTGATTTCATGTGTGATTATAAATGAATACTGAGTTGCATTCTGAAATGTATTACAgattttgtgtatcaacaatagaaattgatacAATTTtatggagtcaacaaccaatgtttacACAGTAACTTAAATGTACCACATTTTGTttgtgtcaacaatggaagttgataccaatgaatggaatcaacaatagattttgtgtatcaacaatagatttTCTGTATCAACAATAAAAGTTGATACAATTgaatggagtcaacaaccaatgtttacACAGTAGCCTAATGTACCACATTCTGTttgtgtcaacaatggaagttgacatCATATATGAAATGTACTCCAGTTATATATTGCTGCAATTTCATATATTATGGtaaaaaattgagaaaaaaaatattaatgacaaaaaaaatattttgctaACTGTATTTTTATGTCGATTTGCAGGTTCATGAAGATTTTGTTGATCCGGTGACAGATGAAGAGATGTATTTGATTGATCTGTCAGCACCAGCACGACAGTTGGAAATAGAGAGGCAAAGGAATGAGGATCTGACAGAGGAAAACATTAATCTTGAATTTGACAAGCAGGAGATAACATATCAAAGGAGGGGACAAGCAAAGACATCAATGAGCAACATAATATTCATGAAGAAACTTATTGACAACACCAAGACAAGATGCAGTTGAAGCCTGAAGATGAAGCGAGACTTAAAGAAATTGCTGAAGAAGTGAAGCAAtgggaagaaaaggagaaaaatctcCATAGAGCAAGAGCAAGATCAGAGAGTACTcaagaggaaatcaagagagCAGTCAAGGATATGCTTGAGACTGAATTAACTCCAGTGGAGAATAAAGGTGAAGAACCATCTGGATAGGAGACTGAAGCTGAGTTGGAAGCTGTTAGAAATGAAGAACCATCTGAAAAACAGAATGAAGCTGACTtgaatgtagaagaagaacaagaatcaaGTCAACTGGCACTGTCACTTTCAGATGCAGGTGAAACTGATTTGAAGAAAAGCTTTAAGAAGGGTTATCAGAGTGGATTGAAGGTCAATGTAGATGTAGACCCAAATTTATTGTCAATCTGGAGGATGGGATTCGATTTagcaaaagaagaaagaagaagacaaGAGGAATAGAATCTTCAGATTGTTAATGTGGTTGCAGATACTGGTAACTCAGATGAGGAAGTGAATCTATAGATTGCTAATGTAATTGCAGATATTAGTAAATCAGCTCAACAGTTATAAGAGGAGAATGAAGTAAAGGAAGGAGAAAGGAGTACAGACACGCAGGAAGCGGAGATGGTGGGAGATATACTTGTTTATTCAACTCCTCCACTTAAGGCTATACTTCCAGAGAGATCAGGTTATGTCCCTACAAGACCATTCACTAACTCAGTTGGAGAAGTACTCAATTTATGTTCTGCACAATTTGAAAATGTATGCAAGTATGATTATGCTCTGCAAAATGCAATGTTAATTAAACAAGTTTAAGTTTAGGTTCTTTCACTATGACAAATGAACACTATAACATATGAAATTCTGTTGTATAGAAACTAGAGATATAATGctagttttgtttttggttttaatGCAAATGTTATatagatcaacaacagtagttgatcaaataaaaatggaatcaacaagaGGAGTTGATACCATTTGatggtatcaacaacagtagttgatccaatcaGATAGGATCAACAATAGATGTTGATACCTTTTTACTAACAATATAAGAATCAACAACaattgttgatcccataaaacaATGAGTCAACAATAATATGTTGATACTCTTTACATAAGACTCTTGCCTGTTAATCTAATCGGATTATTTCCATGCAGGTACTACCCCAACCTTCCCAAGTTTTGGTGCTATCGCTGCCGGAATATTTACTCTTACTCCTCCAGAAAAGATGGAAGATGCTCCGACTCAACAAACAGAATATACTCCTacacagaaaacagaagagggtgaTTCTGAAACTCCAGATGATGATAATATGTTGGAAGACCTTAAAGTTATATTCAAATTAGATGAAATTGATggaccaattgaagacgaagacaccatccaagatgatgatgattctgaagCGATGCAAaggcaaaggaatcagtctgAAGGTACTGGAAGAGCAAGGAGGTATAACACAAGGTCATCAAGGAATGCGCCTGATAAATACACACCTGATAATAAAGTGAGGAAGAGGACCAGAGgaggaaaaggaaagaagaaagtgGGAGGTTTTGAAGAAGAACCGATAGTAATCGACCTTGATGATTAAGTTGATGTGACGCCACCTGAGCCAAAACCACTGAAGAAGCCAGAAAACCTCAACCTCTGGAAATCCTGCACCATGGCGGAACAACATGTCCTTCGTCCGTTCTTTGAGCAAGAAAAACAATGGTACGTAACTCTGTAACAAATTTCCTGTTTATTTATAGGTATAAACAGTGAAAGTTGATCCCATGCAATATCTGCGAAAAAAACGATTGTAAAATCCAAGTTGCAGCTAGAATTTTCTAATATGTAATGCTtcaacaaataatatgttatattATGTCAGGGATTAACATAATCTTTCCATATGCAGTACCAGAGCATGTACCTTTTATTTCAACAATGTACTGGAAGAGATCGTCTATCGAAGGCATCTCCAATATCTAATGGATAACCAGAACATTAACAGTGAGATTGCTGACTACTACACCAACATGCTGCAATCAAAGATGCAAAATCCATCTAAGCCGGCATACTATGGGAAGAGGCTCTTAATTCTGTCTACAAATTATTTTGTAAGTCACGAAAACTCTTAACCTGTCTTTTGAATAACTTGTTACATAAACTTATTTAGTTCTACATTATCGTAGTTGAAACCTTATTTAGGTGAGATGAAACAATTTAGTGTACTAGGGATGGTTCAAGTATACATGATGCATAAATGAATGAATTATTGTTTTCATCTgtcaaaaacaaactaaatgccaagaaaatgatGCAACAAATAATGAGGTGTGAAGTAGCAAGCAAAGATGCAAATAAAGTGGAAACAAGTGGGATTCCAGATAAGTTGAAGAAAAATTACCCAGTGGATGAAAATGACGCAATGTTGTTGATACCGATCTGTCTACAAGACCCGGATCAGAAACCCTTCCATTGGGTGCTTCTTACATTGATAGGTGGAAGGTGGTTGATCTTCAACACCATTTATCACTACAGTACAATGTCATGGTCCAAACATTGACTCCAGTCCTAAACCAAATGGGTATAAAAGATGTTGAGACAGGTGAACCAGTAACTACAATTTTAGACTATTACACGGTACCAAAGCAACAGGGTTTGGACTGCGCAATGCACGTATGATTGGTCATGAAGTGCTTGGTGAAGTATGGAGACTGCTGGGATCTAGATGGTAAGAAGATCCAATACCATGAGAACATAAACAGGAAGAGAGTGAAGATTGTTGTCTGGATGTTAGCTGAATTCGGTTCATGGAAACCAACTTTGGAAGAAGGTAAGCAAGTTCAAGAACTCACAGACTCAGTCGAAGAGGTACTCAACATACAAGATTCTGTTGAACCATTACAAGGTAAGCAAGTTCAAGAACTTACAGACTCAGTCGAAGAGGTACTCAACATACAAGATTCTGTTAAACCAATTGAAGGTAAGCAAGTTCAAGAACTTACAGACTCAGTCGAAGAGGTACTCAACCTACAAGATTCTGTTGAACCATTAGATTAGTGAAAACACACTTAGGTGTAGTTTAACATATGCTGGTAAGTAATTTAGTTGCTCTGTGTAGGTCTGCTAATTTATTTAAATTGTTAGTTTGAAAAGACATCTTTTAGTTACTGTAAATATATGTCTGAAAATATGTTtatgttcttaaacaatttgggGATGTGTTTAGTACTAGTTTGTTATGAATTAATATTACTAATAGTTATGAAAGTGATTATCAAGTGAATGAATGGTTTGGTTATGAAAGTGAATGAATGTTGGTAGTACAGATTGCAGGTATGCTCAGCTAATGGAGTTAACTTATAAATACAGATAAAACCatgatttgttttcatttttattgagAATCAACAATGGGAGTTGATccatttttggaatcaacaatggaagttggtcCCAAAAATCAATGGGTCAAAAAAATAATTGATGAATAACTGATTGGTTTCACATAAAGTGAATGAATGGTGGTAATAAAGATGCAGGTACGCAGAGATCATGGAGTTAACTTGTATATATACAGATAAAACTATGCAACTTTTTATCATGAATGTTGGTAGTAAAAATTGCAGGTATGCACTTCACATCTGTTTATTTACGAAATGTTTGGTGAAGCGTGGGCACTGCTTTGATCCAAATGGTAGTAGCATTAAATACCATGAGAAGATAAACAGGAAGAGAGTGAAGATTGCTGCTAGAATTTTAGCTGAACTTAGTGCATGGAAACTAACTTTGGTAATTACAGGTATGCACAACTTGTATATACAAATAAAACcatgcaattttttttctttttattgggcatcaacaatgaaagttgatacaTGAATATGATCAACAATGGTTTGTTGATACTGCTTACATAACCATTCTCTTTTTATTGggcatcaacaatggaagttggtaCATGATTATGATAAACAATGGTTTGTTGATACGGTTTACATAACCATTCTCTTTTTATTAGGCataaacaatggaagttgatacaTGAATATGGTCAGCAATGATTTGTTGATACTATTTACATAACCGTTCTTTTTTTTATtgcatcaacaatggaagttgatacaTGAATATGATCAACAATGATTTGTTGATACTGTTTACATAATACTTTTTCCCTGTAAAAACCAGTAAGCCTGGAACCTGCAAACATATATACACTGACAAGAATAACATTCATAAACAAAAGAGAATGTATATCATTAAAAACAGAACAAATCCAAACAAGCAAAATAGGAAAAACAATAAAAAGAGCTAACATCCATGTTAATCATCCATAAAGTAgcataaaaaagtaaaaaaaaaaaaagttcagaaaAAGAGGGAAATTTCAGAACAACATCCTCCTCAAGAAGTTGATCATTCTGGAGTTAGACTCCTTGCGAAAAACGGGTGCATGAGGAGCCAAAGGAGCTCTGCGACATCTACGACGGTTGTGGAAGGCAAGTCTTCCACACTGACTACACTTCCTCTTCTTGCGAACTTTCTCTCGACATCCCATATACCTTGAAGTAGTTGGCCTTCCAGCTGACTCACGCCCGCCATTGGGAGGCAAAACATAACCTTCCTCATTGATTTTAGGCGGCCTCTCACTGCCGGGAATACGATAGATAGGACGAGCATACATACCTCTATAATACTCGGTGGTATAATATGGTATGATGTACTTGTAAGGTTCATCTGGCCCAATCTGCAACATCGCTTTCATCGAATGGGTGCAAGGGAAACTATGCTTCTGCCACCAATTGCAAGTGCAAGTCTTAGCATACAAGTCGACTAAGTGCTTTCCAGTAGGAGAAATGACCTCAAAAACTTTAACACTTGATCTCTGGAACTTGTAAAAACGGTAATCAGTCACCCTCTTGTTGAGCCTAGCTTGCATCCGGGGAGTAAGCTTTCCAGTCCACTTACCAGACTCCACCTTCCTCTTGTAGTTCTGCTTCATTACATATGCACGAATAGAATCAAGAAGCTCAAGTGCTGGAAGCCGCTTATCATGCTTACTCACACTGTTAAAACTTTCAGCAATGTTTGATGTGTTCTCACCAAACCTTTCTCCTAGAAACGCATGAGCAGCCCAGTTCTGGAATGGAATCTTTATCATCCAACCAATAACTGAATCCAACTTCAGATTGCTCATAGTCTTGGCAGCAGCATAAAACTTCTCCTTTGTTAACACAGTGTAGCACTCTTCAAAAAGCTTCACAACAGTTTTCCTACTCTTTCCCTTTGGAACAGGAACATTACCTTTCATGTGGTACAAACAGAAATAATGGAAAACTTTTGGAAAGACAAGAGGGACATGCTTCAAAAGGCCAGCTCCACGGTCTGATAATACCCTTCAAATTGGTTAAGAACCATTCCCAACTGGCACAATTTTCACAGGGAACTATTCCAAATGCAACTGGATAGATCTCTACAACAGACAAATAAAGACCAAAAATTCACAAAGTGACCAATAAAACTGAAATACATGAACAACTTATGGGGTGAACAACAAATATTATGTATCATGGAATCAACAAGTGAGATTGTGGAATCAACAACTAACTTATGGGATATCAACAACACATATTAGGGGATCAACAAAGTGAGATTATGGTATCAAAAACTaacttatgggatcaacaactgaAATTATAATATCAACAACACATATTAGGGGATCAACAAGTGAAACTATGGTATGAACAACTaacttatgggatcaacaactgcAATTATAAGATCAACAAGACATATTAGGGGATCAACAAGTGAAACTATGGTATGAACAACTaacttatgggatcaacaactaaAATTATAAGATCAACAACACATATTAGGAGATCAACAAGTGAAACTATGGTATCAACAACTaacttatgggatcaacaactgaAATTATAAGATCAACAACACATACTAGGGTATCAACAAGTGAAACTATGGGATAAACAACAAAAGTTTTGGAAGTTATGCAATCAACAGAAACacttaataattaaaaaatagaaaaaagattaaaaaacatACCTTGGTTACCAGTTTTTCCACAAGCAACCATAAGACCGCCCTTAAACTTTCCAGTGAGGAAATTACAATTAATAAACAACATCGGACGACAATACTTATTGAAACCAGTAATAGAAGCTTCAAAAGCAACAAAAAACCTCTGGAACTGCTTCGTTTCACCATCATACTCAAACTTGACGACGCTACCAGGATTATAacgtttaattgaatatttataCTAAAGAAGGTCTGAATAAGACTTGATGTCATCACCCCAAAGAAACTCTTTAGTGAACTTTAAACCATGGTATGCCTGACTATACGTGAGATCAATACCATATTCCAGATGGAGCAGATCTTGGACATCAGCtgcagtcttcttcttctttgatgctCGAAATTCATCTACATCCTGACTTTTGCGGGATTAGAAGAAGCTAAATCACATGAATGCTCTCCTTGAAACTTCTTGCACCGAAATACACCTTTAGTATTGGCAACGAGAGATGCGTGAAACCTCCAGCTACAACTTTGACTTTCCTTGTTAATACACCGGACAGTGTAACGTTTCTTGTCACTCTTACGTACATCAAGTTTGTAACCACTATGATATTCGTACTTCTTAATACTATCACGACAAACAATTTTACTCTCAAAAACCTGCCCTACTCCAGTTAAGATGTTGTCTCGGGCATCTGATTTCTTGGGGACCCTTTTGACCAAAGATGAATCATCTGTCAAATCTTCTACAATAGCCACATCGTTGTTTGAAACACcacttgatgatgatgaagaaggagCAACAGAAGAAGAATATGGAACAGAATCAACAACAATTTTAAACTGGATGTCAAACTTCACCACATCGATACCTTTGGAGAtgcagtagtgaatgaaaaacctCAACTCCAAATTGTGATTGATCACATGTGATTTTCCATCTATAGCGTAACCAAAAAGTATGAGGTCTTCAGGGACATAAGGCCAGTATTGTTTCACCACACTAATCATCTCGCGAACAGTAGTTGACTCCGAAACAACATGTGATACGGTCAAATTGGATAAAATGAACTCTGCAACAACCATCTTTGGCCTGCAACAAACATAACAGATCAACAAAAATAAatttgatacaacaaaactgcATCAACAGTGAAAGTTCATACAACAAAACTGCATCAACAACCAGTATTGATACAATaaaaaatccatcaacaaaacatAATCAAAAATTTATCCAGTAATTTGCATCaataatgaaagttgatccaacaAAAAAGCATCATAAAACCAATGTTGATATAAATAAAAGAGTCATCAACAAACATAATCAAAAATTTATCCAGGTTATTTGCATCAACAAATGAAAATTAATTCAACAAAACTGTATCAACAATGAAAAAGATATGTCAACAACAGCATGAACAACATCATAAAATGTTACTTCACATCACATTAGCATGCAATCAGTGCAAATGTGAACTTGCAACATGAAATACTACATAAACATACATGCTCCATGTTAAGAAAAATCACTGCAAACAATAAGAAAAAGCATAAACCTAAACTAAGGTACAAATTCATTACGTCGCGCATCACTCGGGGGTTGCGCCCCCTCATGAAAGTTATATTCACTGTCGAATGTTAGATAGTAGACTAAGATATGTAAACTGAGTTTGTCAACACTAAATTGTAACTTCTAATTAATAACACTAACATCTAAGTAAGTTAAAATTATACCAAAACTGATTCATCTACACTCAGAATTCTAAAAAATAATTCTTCAAGACTCAGTATTATCCAAATAATAGCACTAATAATTCATCCACATAAATGCAAAAGTACATTAAAATAATAGAACATAAAAAGAtcaacaaaactcatgaattATAAAACTAACATTGAATCATGAACAAATGTAAGTAAAAAAACAtaaattcaaaaaacaaaaaccgGAGATTGCAGATTGAAGAATTGAATAATACTTGTTTCAGAGATGAATAACAATTTCGAATTCAAATAATATGCAAATGAACCAATCAATCCAATAGAATCAATCACAGAGAATTAAGCTTCCAAAAACTCGTTCTCTGCAACATAAAAAACACAAAAACTGAATTTAGAAACTACAAATGGAACATGCAAACATAATATAAATTTCTACTCATCTTCAATAACTAATCACCGTTACCAATTTGTTGCAGAAAAACAGATCGAGAAATTTcgattgaatctgttgttgatgaagaaactcAATTCAGATCTCAGATTTAACTGATCAAAATATTAAATCACTGAAAATAGATTTAGtagaagaaggagatgatgaatgagatgaaggaaaaactTCTCGTGATTAAAAACCTAGAATTCATAGATaagttttcgatttttttttctgaGCTGATGAACTGATTTACTATCTCTCTGGAACTGATTCTCTCTGTAAATCAATCAAAATAGGTTTATTagaagaggaagaggatgaaTTAGCTGAAGGAACCGATTGAAAACCTAGATTTGTTAGATTTTTTTTCGAATTTCTGAGCTGAAGAACTGAATCTCTCTCTCTCGATcagattttctctctctctccagaTCTATTTCTTTCCGTTGATAACTGTATTTCGGAATTAGAGTAATAATTATATGAAGGGTATAATTATAATCTCATAAATTCTTTAATGGACCCCTGATGGGCTTTGGATGGAGAGGGGTATATTTATTGTGTGACAAGGGCAATTGTGAAGCCCGTGAAAAAGGAAGGCATTTATATAATTCTCACTTATgttttttactttgatttctcGAGGCACAAATCTCATCTGCAAGTTCAGCGCCATTTCAAACCCCTTGACCTTCCTTACTAGAGAGGTGCAGGTATTTAGAAGGTTACACTCAGAATTAGTCCAAGGACAGGAATCTTATAGAACTGGTGAGGAAAACTAGAAATATGGGATGACGTGCCTCTTGTGATATCATCACATATTCAAAATATGTCAGGGCTTCTATTGTATTGCTCAAGGAGACTCAAGCGCAAGTACGTACTTTAACTAAATAGTAATTCAATTTGGGACTTCAGAAGACATGATAACAAGAGCCAGGGCAGAAGGTCGACCCAAATGGACACCGGAAAAAGGTGGAGGTGAAGATGGTGGTGT includes the following:
- the LOC113291691 gene encoding high mobility group nucleosome-binding domain-containing protein 5-like: MKGVRRSPRVSPKSIKEDDSQQIDKDVDPKRKRGNKKLLLEERQQVEKRRKSRNEEPEADSEEDESQQESQKVRSTKRKRETKKKNEQIQEATTKKKKKNEQEAVHKGKKKLVVDDDSEDEEVESESESEEQKVVADGKTEEED